GAATTCACAACGTaaagcgatggtgacaaaacaggttcaccatgaaaaaatagaacacaattaatgccggttggaggcagagtctgctgagcgctagcaagagactggaaacagtacgatcaatcaatcaatcaatcacgaCAATACTatcacaagtctgtgaggatGAAGTAACGCTATATTGAGCAACCTGAGTAACAACAGAGATCACCATCAATTTACCTGCTCCATAGAAATTGCGCAACACTACAAACaaataatgcagaataaccaacagctatgtgagctctaaacatgtaacttagcagctatttacaacaacagtagagcaaagcacgctgggaaacaggaagaaggaagttgtcaaaaccatatacgtagaTGCTGCATCGAGTGCTGAGCTGTATGTCAAcgttgccgccatattggatgtggcgaagctgcgctgtaagtgaatacaagtaaatgtacttcatcaagcgcctttctacaaagaaatttaatttaatgcctcttgtttatacattcacacacaaactaatatacttgggaaacagttaggcaccaaaaacaatgtatttgatcttctcagatggctaagataagaactttattgatccaacacagtagttattcacattacatcagctatagaaCACGAAGTAgtgccaaaaaaaacatacacagtgTATGTACTTATAGTAGTTTTAatgagtagttttaatgcaataaaataagagtataaaataagTACATGAACGTTATCAATCAAAGTAGTAATCAGTGcattaatgtattttaaacaatacccctttagctaaaaataaatgaaacctttccaaaaataacataaatcaaggcagcaagaaacacaaatgtattcttttataaaatatgtattacATGAATGATCTACTCAGAGATtagtggagtagccaacaaaacaactgtactcatttaagagtattgttactttagaacaattttactcaagaaaaagatatgtgatgttacacatatcggtatcggtatcggtgtCGGTTGATCTTGGAATCGGAAATtcagttggacaatattggtccAAAGCCAATACCGGACATCCCATTGTAGTATATGAAACCTGACTTTCTCTTTTTATCTTTAGTAATACTGCTTACATGATGTAGCTATAAAACACACTTTTACTCCCTATTTCACATCTTCTGCAGCAGTTTTGTTACAAGCTCTGCTGCTTGCTGCCAAATAAACCCCATTAAGCTTGCATTGCCTGAAGAGTAGTTACTACACAACATAACCTGGTTACCTGGTTGGCCAATCAATATTGTTCATCATGCTGTCCTTCTATCAGGACCTCTTTGTGGTGGACAGAAGATCAAAAAAAGTGACCTCCCTCTCTGGTAATTAGTCATTTTCtttttgattttttgttttaacagaCAAAATGTTCTTTCAAAACATTCTCCTCCTGTCCTGCATCTGTTCTAGGCCTCTCTGATACTTCCAAGGTATACGGTAGCTGGAAGATTCTGACCATCCAGAGAGACCTGATGGTCGTCTGCTGCTCCAGCCCCAACACACCACCCACTCTGGTTAGACACACAAACTATGTTGTCCTTTAAATTTaaactggccacaacattaggtacacctgcacaatttaATAGGGAATAGCTAGGCAGTAAGGTCCCGACCTGGGACCTTAAAAATTGCCCCGCTCACCGGGTCGTCGCTCAGCCACCCCCCCATCCCCCCATCCCCCCCGGCGTCCCAGGTGTGTGCCgcctctgctttgagcccagcaagggtccttgcacttgatccatagccactggctgcttcatTCGGACACTTCAGTGACTGATCTTATTGTCAgtcgcagagcctgtccatTAAGCTAAACCAGCACCAACAGACAATGATGGCTTTTGTTATTGATTTTTGCTCTCTATCGTCTCTCTATCGCTCGCCTCTTAAGTTAAGTTAAACCAAGCACGAACAGGTCATGTTGTTTCTTATTGACTTGTCAATGTtctatctttttgttcataagtTAAGTTAAACCAAGCACTAGCATGCAACGTTGAtgctgctgatgttgtttgttgttgatttttgttattttctctcTCTGTTTGTCCCCTCTTAAAGCAAGCTAAACCATGTTCTAGCTAGATGTTGTTGTCTCTTGCTGTTgctttctgttttttccattaccCTTTACAACTATAAGGAGAGCTgcagaagaaaaaacacaattgtTCCTTAATGATACtgtaattgttttaaattgtgGTGTGGGTGTGTTTGTAGCTGGTAGGGTTCCTCCCTTCATCAGGTGAGACTGTGGTAGCTTGGCAACCCCTCCAGGAACCCATCACCACCTTTGACTTCATGTGGACTGTTCTAGAAGTTGAACCTCCACCAGAAGAAGACAACGCAATCTACCGTGAGCTTGACACagcaacatgacaaaaacaaatcaaagtCATTCTTACTGGATGCAAAAAGCTTTTTTCTTTGTGGTCTTTAGCCGGGGTAAAGTTTGGAGCGGTCCTGGTTAAACCACATGGAGGTCCTCTGCATGGAGTCAAGACACCACTTGTAGTCTTCATACATGGTAGGTCCACCGTTAAAGTTACTGACTCAATGATCTGTTCATGATTCACTTGTAGTCTTCATCCATGGTCGGTCTACGTTAAACAAAGGGTCTCACTCTACTTTCTGATGTTCCTACAGGTGGTCCGCACTCCCAGTTTGCAGCAGAGTGGAACATCACCACAGCTGGCCTGGTCTCTCTTGGTTTTGCCGTGCTCATGGGTGAGACCCTTCACTCATATCTGATAGGACACTGCACTGTTTTTTTATGGTATTGTTTCTATTTTCTGTTGACAGTGAACTACCGTGGTTCCACAGGCTTTGGCCAGGACAGCATTTTGTCCCTCGTTGGACACATTGGAAGACAGGATGTTAAAGATGTACAGGTATACTGCATATGAAAGGAGAGCCCTGTTGCTtttcaggacctactgcaaaatgcttgtcaaagataaTCTAAATGACAGGAGTCTGTGCTGTTTTAAGGACATTAATCTTTGTATCTATGGTGTTTACCCAGAGGGCTGTGCTTGCCGTGCTGCACAGTGACGCGACCCTTGACCAAGAGCGCATGGCCACCATTGGAGGTTCCCATGGAGGCTTCCTGTCATGTCACCTGGTGGCTCAGTATCCAGACTTCTACAGGGCGTGTGCGGCCAGGAACCCTGTCATCAATGCCGCCACCTTGCTTGGCACCAGTGACATTGTGGACTGGTCAGTAACACACGTTTGACTGCACTGTCACTACTGGACATGTTTTAATGTGGACCCTCAGGCGTTACACCAGCGTGGGCTTGCAGTACTCCTACAACCAGACGCCCACTGCTGAGGCACTGGTCGCCATGTTGGAAAGGTCACCCATCATACATGCTACACAGGTCAGATACACActataatatggaaataaacAACGTGTTTCCTGCTCAAATTTGTATCTGTATTGTACATTTTAATGAAATACATTACAAATTTGTGTCCCAACCagataaaacagaaaaaaaatgtatttgcaggTATAGTACATGTTACaaatattgttaataataataataataaataaataattaaataaaccaaaatattcTCAATGTATGGCAGAATTagtaattacatttaaattaaatatttctgCTTAAATCAAAGCTTAATATGTATTGGAAGTAGGACCAagatccagcagagggcactgtgatagaaaaaaaatattcttaagttgtttttttttctcctccaaaTAAGCGATTCAGTGTAGTTCATAAATAAAAATTGCCTAAAAATTCTCATAGTGTTGTTTTCTTAGTTTGTGGCTTCCTGACTTTCTGGTCATGCTGACTCCCCCTGTCCTCTCTTTGCTGGGCGGTGCTGCAGAGCCCATTTTTAGTAGAATATAGATCATATCTGTATGCTGAGATGACTACAATGAGGCCAATGTCTATGCTAAGAATTAGCACAGTTATCACAAACCATGCATcacttttaaatattttttaagaactTGCAATCAgttagtgtttttttccccccaatgcaATGTAGATCAAGACTCCTGTGCTTTTAATGCTTGGCGGCAGAGACAGGCGAGTGTCTCCTCATCAAGGACTGGAGCTCTATAAAGCACTCAAGAGCAGAGCATCACCTGTCAGGTAGAATGACACACACCTAACCATGGTAGCCAGGCTTATATTTACTAGGATTTAATGCTGTCTAGTCCTAATTAGgtcaataaagccaaaatattatgacatttattattttttttatgtaaatgcagtaTTATTGAGCAAttattgcttttgttttcaGGTTGTTGTGGTTTGCAGAAGATGGACACTCTTTGTCCAGAGTGGACACACAGGCCCAGTGCTTCCTTAACATAGTGCTATGGCTGCACCAGCACCTTTAAACAGTGTCATTAACATGTCATAATTCTCAATTAAAGCCTGTAACAAACACATTCTCTTCTATTGTAGCTTTGTGACCATAATGTTATACAGCATACGTGTCAAGTCTGGACCCACCGGCATAAACTACTCtggaattttaattttaaaattggAAACAATATTGTGTATACAGCACAAAATCCACAACCATTCCTAATAATGGTGCCGGATTTaaaccaaaagtcaaaatattttaatt
Above is a genomic segment from Dunckerocampus dactyliophorus isolate RoL2022-P2 chromosome 1, RoL_Ddac_1.1, whole genome shotgun sequence containing:
- the zgc:136971 gene encoding S9 family peptidase isoform X1 — protein: MDSTQVARIHREVSSLPAAFSADVRQQQPADVNVITVTAGWSQADAVRGSRLCYSQQWTLILDSVDQSKIRTVLPPGPCGPLSAELLSGLSPIGGVRAVVRDTGGQQLMEIWDHHGLRKCLNLTALNKHGSVYDNGQFGVLSWSQCESKLLYIAEKLKQTTDDDESAWGMDRSVYCDDWGESLTSRSTPVICVLNLCSGAVDVLNGIPADVSPGQACWAPGSQCVFFVGWYHEPFRLGLKFCSNRRSALFQLSMDGHCERLTGDDLSVSCPRLSPDGSTLIYLQGQVFGPHHQCLSLQQLDLTSKKTSTLVDVISRPQTDGFAGIYEALPSCCWSTDCQRVVFSSACQNRKDLFVVDRRSKKVTSLSGLSDTSKVYGSWKILTIQRDLMVVCCSSPNTPPTLLVGFLPSSGETVVAWQPLQEPITTFDFMWTVLEVEPPPEEDNAIYPGVKFGAVLVKPHGGPLHGVKTPLVVFIHGGPHSQFAAEWNITTAGLVSLGFAVLMVNYRGSTGFGQDSILSLVGHIGRQDVKDVQRAVLAVLHSDATLDQERMATIGGSHGGFLSCHLVAQYPDFYRACAARNPVINAATLLGTSDIVDWRYTSVGLQYSYNQTPTAEALVAMLERSPIIHATQIKTPVLLMLGGRDRRVSPHQGLELYKALKSRASPVRLLWFAEDGHSLSRVDTQAQCFLNIVLWLHQHL
- the zgc:136971 gene encoding S9 family peptidase isoform X2, producing MDSHLGLCRPEQNQDSPPTWTMWTTFCRIWDHHGLRKCLNLTALNKHGSVYDNGQFGVLSWSQCESKLLYIAEKLKQTTDDDESAWGMDRSVYCDDWGESLTSRSTPVICVLNLCSGAVDVLNGIPADVSPGQACWAPGSQCVFFVGWYHEPFRLGLKFCSNRRSALFQLSMDGHCERLTGDDLSVSCPRLSPDGSTLIYLQGQVFGPHHQCLSLQQLDLTSKKTSTLVDVISRPQTDGFAGIYEALPSCCWSTDCQRVVFSSACQNRKDLFVVDRRSKKVTSLSGLSDTSKVYGSWKILTIQRDLMVVCCSSPNTPPTLLVGFLPSSGETVVAWQPLQEPITTFDFMWTVLEVEPPPEEDNAIYPGVKFGAVLVKPHGGPLHGVKTPLVVFIHGGPHSQFAAEWNITTAGLVSLGFAVLMVNYRGSTGFGQDSILSLVGHIGRQDVKDVQRAVLAVLHSDATLDQERMATIGGSHGGFLSCHLVAQYPDFYRACAARNPVINAATLLGTSDIVDWRYTSVGLQYSYNQTPTAEALVAMLERSPIIHATQIKTPVLLMLGGRDRRVSPHQGLELYKALKSRASPVRLLWFAEDGHSLSRVDTQAQCFLNIVLWLHQHL